The [Clostridium] colinum genome includes the window TACTACTGTTGGTATTGTTGATACTAACTGTGACCCAGAAGAAATAGACCACGTAATACCAGGTAATGATGATGCTATTAGAGCTGTTAAGCTTATTGCTGGTAGAATAGCAGATGCTGTTATCGAAGCTAGACAAGGTGAAATTATGACTGAAGCTACTGAAGAAGTTGCAGAATAATTTAAATAAATATAAATATTAAAATAAAATTATGCCTAAGCCCTCTTGGGCTAGGCTTTTTTAAAGTAAATAATATAACTTATGGAGGTAATTAAAATGGCTGTTACTGCTGCTATGATTAAAGAACTTAGAGAAATAACTGGTGCAGGTATGAGCACTTGTAAAGAGGCATTAGTGGAAACTGATGGTAATATTGAAAAAGCTATTGAAGTTTTAAGAGAAAAAGGTCTTGCTACTGCTGCTAAAAAAGCAGGACGTATTGCTGCTGAAGGTGTTAGCTTTGCTCACATTACAGATGATAATAAAGTAGGTGTTTTATTAGAAGTAAATAGTGAGACAGACTTTGTTGCTAAAAATGAAGTTTTCCAAAATTTTGTAAAATCTGTTGCTACACAAATCATATCTTCAAATGCTACTACTGTTGAAGCATTATTAGAAGAAAAATGGAATGAAGATAGCAATGAAACAGTATCTTCTATTTTAACTCAAAACATTGCTACAATTGGAGAAAACCTTACTATAAGACGTTTTGAAAAAGTTGTAAATAATGGAAATAGCTTTTTAGTATCTTATATACATGCTGGTGGTAAAGTAGCTGTTTTAGTTGAATTTGAAACAGAATCTAGAGATGAAAGATTAGTAGAAGCTGGTAAAAATGTTGCTATGCAAATTGCAGCTATGAACCCAGAATTTTTAAATAAAGAAGCTGTACCTTCAGATTTTATCGAGAAAGAAACAAGAATTTTATCAGAGCAAATTAAAAATGACCCTAAATTTGCAGATAAGCCAGAAAAAGTTATTGAAAATACTATCAAAGGTAGACTTGACAAAACTTTAAAAGAAAAATGTCTTCTTGAGCAAGAATATGTTAAAGCAGAAGAAAAAGAAACTGTTGCTAAATATGTAGAAAAAGTTGCTAAAGAAATTGGTGCATCAGTTACTGTTAAAAGTTTTGTGCGTTATGAAACTGGTGATGGTATTGAGAAAAAAGAAGAAAACTTTGCAGAAGAAGTTAGCAAAGCTATGCAAGGTTAATATATATGTTAAAAAAATTCCTTAGCCTTTTGTTAAGGAATTTTTTTAACACATTACTATACATTTATAATTTTATAAATATACACTTAAGAAAGGTAAAATTTATGTATAAAAGAGTTATACTAAAACTTAGTGGAGAAGCATTAGCAGGGGATACAGATAAGGCATTTGATAATGATATTATAAATGGTTTAATTTTACAAATAAAAGATATTATTGAAAAAGGGTTGGAAGTTTGTATTGTTGTTGGTGGTGGTAACTTTTGGCGTGGTAGAAGTGCTAATAAGTCTATGGATAGGACAAAGGCAGACCAAATAGGTATGATGGCAACAATTATGAATGGGATATATTTATCAGATAGTTTTAAACAAAATAATATTGAATCAATCGTTATGACACCATTTATGGTAGGGTCTATTACAGAACAATTTAATAAACAATCAGCTTTAAAATACTTAAAAGAAAAAAAAGTATTAATTTTTGCTGGTGGTATAGGACACCCATTTTTTTCTACAGATACAATAACAGCACTTAGAGCTTGTGAGCTTGAAGCAGATGCTATATTATTTGCTAAAAGTATAGATGGTGTATACGATAAAGACCCAGCAATTTATAGTGATGCTAAAAAATTTGAACAGATACCTTGTAAAGACATAGTAGAAAAAAATTTACAAGTTATAGATATTGCAGCAGCTAACTTATGCTATGAAAATAAAATACCAGTTATTATTTTTGGATTATTGGAAAAAAATAGTTTGATTAGAGCTAGTTTAGGAGAAAAAATAGGTACTATTGTAACAGTATAATAAAATTTGGAGGTAAAATATATGTCGGATATAAAAATTTTTGAAGAAAAAATGCAAAAATCAGTTTCTAGCCTTGAAAGTGAATTAAGTACTATTAGAGCTGGAAGAGCTAATCCACACGTTTTAGATAGAATAAAAGTAGAAGCTTATGGTATGGAAATGCCAATTAACCAAGTTGGTAATATATCTACACCAGAGGCTAGACTTATACAAATAGCTCCTTATGATATATCTACATTAAAGGATATAGAAAAAGCTATTAATACTTCAGATTTAGGTATAAATCCTTCTAATGATGGTAAAGTTATTCGTCTTGTTTTTCCTGAGCTTACAGAAGAAAGAAGAAAAGAGTTAACTAAAGATGTAAAGAAAAAAGGCGAAGATTCTAAAGTTGCTATAAGAAATATTAGAAGAGATGCTATAGATACAGTTAAAAAAATGCAAAAAAATAGTGAAATTACAGAAGATGAATTAAAATCTTTAGAAGATAAAATTCAAAAATTAACAGATAAATATGTTGGTGAAATAGACAAAGCTATTGAATTAAAAAATAAAGATATTATGTCTATATAATATAAGGGCTTTATAGTTTATTATTTAATAAAAAGGTTCTTTGTTAAAGTTTTGAGGTTTAAAACATTATAAATTTTAGCAAAGAGCCTTAAATTGTTAAATTTTATTATTGAAAAAAATATATTGTTATGTTATAATTTTAACGTCATATAATTATATAAAGGAGGATAGTTGTTAATAAATAAAAGCGCCTGAGCTATTTTTAGCTGACGAGGAAGAAGTTTATCGATCATTCGGCGGATGCTTCTCGTCCTATGGCATAGAGGAACGTAGACTTTTAACAAAATAAAAAGGAAACTTTTTACACAAAATAAAAGTAGTTATGCCAATAAAAAATCTCTATCAAGTTAATAAATAAGTTTTTGGAAGTAACTTAATAGAGAATTTATCCAATTACTTATTTATTTTCTTTTTAGTTTATACTTTAAAATTGATTGTAAGGAGAATAAATTTATGTGCGGAATAGTTGGATATATAGGAAATAAAGATACAAAAAATATATTATTAAAAGGATTAAAAAAGTTAGAATATAGAGGGTATGATTCTTCGGGTATAGCAGTATTAGACCAAGATATAAACATAGTTAAAACAAAAGGTAAAATAGCTAACCTTGAAGAAAAACTAAATTTAAGCAATATATCTGGAAATATTGGAATTGGTCACACTAGATGGGCTACTCACGGTGAACCAAATGAAGTTAACTCTCATCCTCATTTTTCTAATGATAAAAAAATTGCTATTGTTCATAATGGAATTATAGAAAATTATTTAGAACTTAAAGAAATGTTACAAAAAAAAGGCTATAATTTTATTTCAGAAACAGATACAGAAGTTATAGTACATTTATATCATAGTTATTATGATGGAGATATGATAAATACATTATCTAAAGTTTTAAAAGATATAAAGGGGTCTTATGCAATATGTGTAATTTGTGAAGACCATAAAGATTCATTTGTTGTTGCTAGAAAAGATAGTCCGCTTATTATCGGAGTTGGTGAAAATGAGAATTTTATAGCATCTGATGTACCAGCTATATTAGAAAATACTAAAAAATATTATTTTTTAGATGATATGGAAATGGCTATTATAAAAAAAGATAGCGTTACTATTTTTGATTTAGAAAAAAATATAGTAAAAAAAGAAACTTTTGAAGTTAATTGGGATATATCTTTGGCAGAAAAAAATGGATATGATTATTTTATGCTAAAAGAAATTTTTGAGCAACCAGCTTGTATAAAAAAATGTATTAGCAGTAAAATTTTACAAGATGATGTATTTTTTGAAAATTTTTCTTTTACTAATGAACAAATTAATAATATAAATAAAATTCATATAGTTGCTTGTGGAAGTGCTTGGCACGCTGGTATGGTAGGAAAATATATTATTGAAAATATGTGTCGTATACCAGTAGAATTAGACATAGCATCTGAGTTTAGATATAAAAATCCTATTTTAAATAAAAATGATATATGTATTATTATAAGTCAGTCTGGAGAAACTGCAGATACATTAGCAGCACTTAGATTGGCTAAAGAAAATGGAGTTAAAGTTATATCTATTGTTAATGTTGTTGGTAGCTCAATAGCTAGAGAAAGTGATGAAGTTTTATATACATTAGCAGGTCCAGAAATAGCAGTAGCAACAACTAAAGGGTATTCTACTCAATTAAGTATATTATATATGATTTGTATTAAATTTGCACATATTAGAAAAACTATAAGTAATGATAGTTTTAAAGAATATATTGAAAGTTTGAAAAATTTAGATAATTATATAGAACAAGTATTAAACTTAGAAGAAAAAGTTAAAGAAATTGCAAACAAATATTATAATGTAGATAATGCATTTATTATTGGTAGAGGGTTAGACTACTGCATGTCTTTAGAATTTTCATTAAAATTAAAAGAAATATCTTATATTCATAGTGAAGCATATGCGGCAGGAGAATTAAAACACGGTAGTATTGCATTAATAGAAAAAGATACAGTTGTTTTTGGAGTTTTAACACAAGATGAGCTTATTCCTAAAACTATATCTAATTTAAAAGAAGTTAAAGCACGTGGAGCAAAAGTAATTCTTATTGCAAAAGAGGGGTATGAAAACTTAGATGATATAGCAGATGATATAATTTTTATACCTAAAATAAAAGAAGAATTTATTTCATCTGTAGCTATTATACCTATGCAGTTGATATCTTATTATATCGCAGTTAAACGTGGTTGTGATGTGGATATGCCTAGAAATTTAGCTAAATCTGTTACAGTTGAATAAAAAATTTATAATATTATAAAAAATTAAAGGTTATACACTATTTATAATAAGTAAAAAGTAATTAATTATAAATAGTGTATAACCTTTTTATTTTATATTTAGTAATATTAAAAATTTGTATAACAAATATTATAGTAATTATATTAATTAGTATTCTAATTGGTGTTGAGTGTATTTAGCTAATACTTTATAACTTTTATCTATTAAGCTATACTCTAACTATTATAAAAAACTATTAAAATATATTAATAAGATTAGATTATATAATTTTTTACATAATTAATGATAAATAAACAATATATCCTTTAAAAGTTATAAGTATTGACATATGTATATCAAATTAGTTATAATCTATACAGGCAAAATTGAGGAGTGATTATAAAATGACAATAAGACATTTAAAAATATTTATTTCTGTTGTAGATTACAAAACAATGAGTAATGCAGCAAAAAAGTTATTTATATCTCAGCCTTCTGTTAGTCAAGCTATCAGAGAAATAGAAGAATATTATAATATAAGAATTTTTGAAAGATTATCACAAAGGTTATATTTAACAAAAGATGGAGAAAATTTATTAAAGTATTCTAGATATATTGTTAGTACCTTTGATAATATGGAAAAAGAGTTTAAAAATAATCACAATAACATGTATATTAGAATAGGTAGTAGTTTAACATTTGGTACATATATTTTACCTACAATAATGGAAAAATTTGAGAAAAAATATAAGGATATAGATATAAAGATAACTGTAGACAATACTAAAATAATAGAGGAAAAAATTATAAATAATGATATAGATATAGGAATAGTTGAAGGAGAAACATATAATACAGATATTGTAAAAATTCCATTTTTAAAAGATAGACTGGTAGTAGTTTGTGGATTAAACCACGAACTTGCATTAAAAGAAAAAATTTCTTTAAAAGACTTAAATAATAAGTCAATGATAGCTAGAGAAGATGGGAGCAAAGAAAGAAGTCAATTTCAAAAGTTTTTAAACCAAAATAATATTAAAGTAGATTGTAAATGGAATTGCACAAGTGTAGAAACTATAAAAAATTCATTAAAAAAAGGGCAAGGTTTTTCAGTTTTGTCTATTATGGCTGTTAAAGACGAGATAGAAAGAAATGAGCTTAAAGCTATAGAAGTGGAAGGAATGGAAAATTTATCTAGAGATTTATGCCTTTTATATCATAAAAATAAATTTTTAAATGAAGAAATACAATATTTTATAGAACTTTGTAAAAGTTTTCCACAGTATAGCCTTTTTTAACTGTATTTATTAGATATTAGTATATATTTTTTTAAAAAACAAATAATATATAAAATTAAAAATTTATATGAGGTGTTTTATGAAAAAAATATTACTATTTATTTTTTGTTTTTTATTAATAGGTTGTTCTAAAAATGAATTACCTAATTTATCAAGTGAATATATTTTAAGTGTAATAAATAAAAAAATAACATTTGAAAATTCTGTAGAAGAAGACTTGAAACAACAAAGTGTTGCTGAGAGATATGGAATATCACCGAATGATATTGAAAGTGGAGTAGTTTATTATACAAAAGATGAAGACAAAAGTGATAAAATAATTATTGCTAAAGCTTCATCTAAAGATACAGTTGAAAATATAGAAAGAGCATTGTCTACAGAGATAATTAGTGTTTCAGATTCTTGGAAACATAATGAAATGGAAATGTCTAAAATAGAAAAACACATATTAAAAACTAAAGATTTATATGTTATAATGGCTATATCAAATAAAGCCAAAGAGATAGAAAATTTATTTGATAGTTGCTTTGAATAAAATTATTATTTATAATAAGGCGATTAGTTAAAGAACTGATTGCCTTTTATAATAATTATAAAATATAAATATATTGAATATAGATAGTTTTTATTGTATAATAGGAAAAAACTATACTTAAAAGGATAAAAATATGAGTAAAAGTATACAAGAGATTAAACAAGAATTTTTAAACCAACCTATAAATAATATTAATGAATTAATTGAAAAATATATACAAGATGAAAGAAAAGGTGTAAAAAATATAATAGAATCTTATAATAATAAGTTTATTAAATATAAACAAGAATTATTGAGAATAGAAAATATGAAAAGATATGAAAATGAAGCATATTTTCAAGGAAAAACATTAATAGCTGGTATAGATGAAGTTGGTCGTGGGCCTTTTGCAGGACCAGTTGTAACAGCTTGTGTTATTTTACCAAAAGATTTTCAAGTTTTGGGGATAAATGATTCTAAAAAATTAAGTGAGAAAAAAAGAGAAGAGCTTTTTATTAAAATAAAAGAAAATGCATTAGATATAGCTATAAATATGGAGGATAACCATGTTATAGATGATATAAATATTTTAGAAGCTACCAAAAAGTCTATGATTAAAAACATAGAAGATTTAAAAAATAAGCCAGATTATCTTATTTTAGATTCTATCCATATCGACACAGACATACCTTATATTTCTATGACAAAAGCAGATGAAAAAAGTATATCTGTTGCATCGGCTAGCATTATAGCCAAAGTTACAAGAGATGAATATATGAATAAAATGCACCTTCTTTATCCACAATATAAATTTAATGAAAATAAGGGGTATGGAACAAAAGAACATATAGAGGCATTAAAAAAATATGGACCTTGCCCTATACATAGAAATAGTTTTATAAAAAATTATATATAATATTATAAGGAATGATTTTATGAATAATAATAAGCCAATAAAAGATAAAAAAGCTGTTGCTATAAAATATAATTCTCAAATGATAGCACCTAAGGTTGTTGCAAAAGGTCAAGGATACGTAGCAGAAAAAATATTAGAAAATGCTAGAGATTCTAATGTTACTATATATGAAAATAAAGAATTAGTAGAAGAACTTGATAAAATAGACTCAGGGCTTAATATTCCTCCACATCTTTATGAGGTTGTAGCCCAAGTTTTATTATTTGTAAGCAACTTAGATAAAAGACAGGAATATATGAAAAATGGAAAATAATAGACAAAAAGGAAAAGTTGCAGAAAAAAAGGCTATTGATTTTTTATTAAATAAAGGTTATTCTATTATAGCCACTAATTATCAAAAAAAGTTTGGAGAAATAGATATTATAGCAAAGAAAGACACATATATATTTTTTGTAGAGGTCAAATATAGAAAAAATATTGACAAAGGCTATCCTAGAGAAGCAGTTTCTAGAAAAAAACAAGAAAAAATAAAAGCAACTGCTCTTTGTTATATAACTGAAAATAATTTAACCAACGTAGATTTTTGCTTTGACGTAATAGAGATTATAGGGGATAATATTATACATATAGAAAGTGCTTTTTATTGAGGTGTTTTATGTTATTAAATAAAAAAGGTGATTTAAAATATTATACATTTGAAAACATAGGAAATATAAAGGAAGTTAAACACTGTTTTTCAACTAAATTTGGTGGAGTATCTACTGGATTTTATGAAAGTATGAATCTTCATTTTAGAGATGATAAAAAAGAAAATGTTATAAAAAATTATGAAATAATATGTAGTGCAATAGGTCTTGATTATAAAAATACTGTTTTTTCGAATCAAGTTCATAGTGATAAAGTATATAAAGTTACTAAAGATGACATTGGAAAAGGGCTTTTAAAGGAGAGTGATATAAAAGGATATGATGCACTTATAACAAATGAAAAAGATATTGTTTTAGTAACATTTTATGCCGATTGTGTTCCTATATTTATAGTAGATAATGTAAATAAAGCTATAGGTATTGCTCATAGCGGTTGGCGTGGAACAGTTAAAGAGATAGGCGCTAAAACAGTGAATAAAATGGTTAAAGAATATGGCTCTAATCCAAAAGATTTAATAATTGGTATAGGACCTTCTATAGAAAAATGTTGTTTTCAAGTAGGAGAAGAAGTTGTAAATGAATTTAGACAAAATTTATCATTTTCAAATAAATATATTTTTGACGATGAAAATTGCAAAAATAAATATAAAATAGATTTACAAAAAATAATTAAACAAACTATAATAAATAGTGGAGTTTTAGAAAAAAATATAGAAATTAGCAAACTTTGTACTATGTGTAATAAAGATATATTTTTTTCTCATAGAGCTATGGGAAATGAAAGAGGAAGCCTTGCCGGTATAATTAGTTTTCAATAAATAAACTTTGAGGAGTATATATAAGATGAGAGAATTTATAAAAAATGAACTTTTAGGATGGAAAAAAAGTGAGGTTATTTGGTTAGTTATATCCGTATCAATTATATTAGCTTTATCTATCTACTGGAAAGAAAATGTAATAGGTATAATATCTTCTATAACAGGTATATTATGTGTTGTTTTAGTTGGTAAAGGTAAAATGTCATCATACATATTTGGACTTATAAATACATCTTTATATGCGTTTATTGCATTTTCATCTAAATTTTATGGAGATGCTATGTTAAATGCTTTTTATTACGTGCCTATGCAATTTATAGGTTGGGTTATGTGGAAAAAGAAAATTAGTGCCAAAAATTATGAAGTAGAAAAAGAAAGATTGACAATAAAAGAAAATTTTATATATTTATCTATAACAAGTATTATAATAATAATTTATGGGTTTATATTATCTAAATTGGGAGGAAGATTACCTTATATAGACAGTATTTCAACTTGTTTAAGTATTTTAGCTATGATTTTTACAGTTAAACGTTTAATGGAGCAATGGGTATTATGGATTATTATAAATGCTGTATCTATATATATGTGGGTTGATACCTTTATACAAAATCAAAGTGATGTTGCTACTCTTTTAATGTGGATAGTATATTTTATAAACTCAGTTATTATGTTAATAAAATGGATAAAAGATACAAAACCTAATGATTAATCAAAAAAGTAGAAAGGAGTAGTCAAAACAAATAGTTTTGATGTTGTGAATTGAACGAAAGAGAACCAGAAAAAATTGGAAAAAATCAAAATATTATAATAAAGGTAGAAAAAGATAGTATAGCAGAAGAAATGGGGATAGAACCAGGAGATATACTTGTTAGTATAAATGATACATATATAAAAGATGTTTTAGATTATAGATACCTTATACAAGATGAATATATAAATGTTGTTATAAGAAAGCCCAATAATGAAGAATGGGAATTAGAAATAGAAAAAGATGATTTTGAAGACTTGGGTATAGTTTTTGAAAGTGGGCTTATGGATAAAGCTAAAAGTTGTTCTAATAAATGTATATTTTGCTTTATTGACCAAAACCCTAAGGGTATGAGAAAAACAATATATTTTAAAGATGATGATTCTAGGTTATCTTTTTTACAAGGTAATTATATAACTCTTACTAATATGAAAGATGAAGATTTAGACCGTATTATTTTTTATCATCTATCACCTATAAATATATCGGTGCACGCAACAGACACAGAAATTAGAAAGTTTATGTTAAAAAACCCAAATTCTGTTAAAATTATGCATCAAATAGAAAAATTAGCAAATGCTAATATAAAGATGAATTTTCAAATAGTTTTATGTAAAGATGTAAATGATAAACATATATTAGATAAAAGTATAGAAGATTTAAGCAAATATGTACATTTAGGGTGTAGTATGGCTATTGTTCCATTAGGTGTAACAAAATATAGAGATAATTTACCACAAATAGAGAGCTTTTCTAAAGAAGATAGCTTAAATATTATAAAACAAGTAGAGGCTTGGCAAGAAAAATTACAGAAAAAATATGGAACAAAGTTTGTATTTTTATCAGATGAATTTTATTTAAAGGCCGATATAAATCTACCTAATGGAGATTATTATGAAGGATACCCACAATTAGAAAATGGTGTGGGTATGATAACATTAATGGAAGAGGAATTTTTTGAATATTTTAATACATTAAAAGGGGATAACATTAAACGAGTTTATTCTGTAGCAACAGCTAAATTGGCTTATCCTCTTATAAAAAAATTATGTGATAAAATATGTGAAAAATTTAGTAATACTAAAATTAATGTGTATGAAATAAGAAATGACTTTTTTGGAAAAACAATAACAGTATCGGGGCTTTTAACAGGTGGTGATATAGTAAATCAGTTAAAAGATAAAGAGCTTGGAGATATATTATTTTTACCAGAAAATTGTGTAAGAGCAGATGATACAGTTTTGCTAGATGATATGGACATAACAGATATAGAAAGAGAACTTAATATAAAAGTTTGCTTGTCCAAAGATAATGGGGCAGATTTTATAAAACAATTTATAGGAGGATAAAAAAATGGCAAAACCAATAGTTGCAGTAGTTGGGAGACCTAATGTAGGTAAATCTACTTTATTTAATAGGATAGCTGAAGAAAGAATATCTATTGTAGAAGATACACCAGGTGTAACAAGAGATAGAATATATGCTGAGGCAGAATGGCTTAATCATAAATTTACATTAATAGACACAGGTGGGCTTGAGCCAGAAAGTGATGATATTATTTTAAAACAAATGTATACACAAGCACAAATTGCTATTGAAACAGCAGATGTTATATTATTTGTTGTAGATATAAAAACTGGTGTAACAGATGCAGATATGCAAGTAGCTAATATTTTAAGAAAAGCAAATAAACCAGTTGTTTTGGCAGTAAACAAAATGGACGATTTAAGAAAATATGGTATGGATATTTATGAGTTTTATCAACTTGGAATAGGAGAGCCTTTTGGTGTATCTGCAGGACAAGCTATAGGGCTTGGTGACCTTTTAGATGAAGTAGTTAAAAATTTTCCTAAAGATATAGAATATGATGAAGAAGATGATACTATAAAAGTTGCTATTATAGGTAAGCCTAATGTAGGTAAATCATCATTAGTAAATAGAATACTTGGAGAAGAAAGAGTTATTGTTAGTGATATTGCAGGTACAACAAGAGATGCAATAGATACACCTTATGAAAAAGATGGACAAAAGTATGTATTTATTGATACTGCTGGTATGAGAAGACAAAGCAAGATTAAAGAAAGTATAGAAAAATATAGTATAATAAGAGCAGTGGCGGCAGTTGAAAGAGCAGATGTATGCATACTTATGATAAATGCAACAGAAGGTATAACAGACCAAGATACCAAAATAGCTGGTATTGCCCACGAAGCAGGTAAACCTACAATAATTGTTGTTAATAAGTGGGATTTGATAGAAAAAGATAATAAAACTATGAATAATTTTATAAAAGAAATAGATAAAGAATTTAAGTATATGTCTTATGCACCTAAAATGTTTATATCTGCATTAACAGGGCAAAGAGTTCATAAACTTTTTGAAACTATAAATTATTGTAGCCAAAATAGTACAAGGCGTATATCAACAGGTATGTTAAATGATGTTTTAATAGAGGCTATGGCACTTAATCAACC containing:
- the der gene encoding ribosome biogenesis GTPase Der; the protein is MAKPIVAVVGRPNVGKSTLFNRIAEERISIVEDTPGVTRDRIYAEAEWLNHKFTLIDTGGLEPESDDIILKQMYTQAQIAIETADVILFVVDIKTGVTDADMQVANILRKANKPVVLAVNKMDDLRKYGMDIYEFYQLGIGEPFGVSAGQAIGLGDLLDEVVKNFPKDIEYDEEDDTIKVAIIGKPNVGKSSLVNRILGEERVIVSDIAGTTRDAIDTPYEKDGQKYVFIDTAGMRRQSKIKESIEKYSIIRAVAAVERADVCILMINATEGITDQDTKIAGIAHEAGKPTIIVVNKWDLIEKDNKTMNNFIKEIDKEFKYMSYAPKMFISALTGQRVHKLFETINYCSQNSTRRISTGMLNDVLIEAMALNQPPAEKGRLLKIYYITQVSVKPPTFILFVNDTELLHFSYKRYIENQLREAFGFSGTPIHFIARNKSERN
- a CDS encoding DUF512 domain-containing protein, with protein sequence MNEREPEKIGKNQNIIIKVEKDSIAEEMGIEPGDILVSINDTYIKDVLDYRYLIQDEYINVVIRKPNNEEWELEIEKDDFEDLGIVFESGLMDKAKSCSNKCIFCFIDQNPKGMRKTIYFKDDDSRLSFLQGNYITLTNMKDEDLDRIIFYHLSPINISVHATDTEIRKFMLKNPNSVKIMHQIEKLANANIKMNFQIVLCKDVNDKHILDKSIEDLSKYVHLGCSMAIVPLGVTKYRDNLPQIESFSKEDSLNIIKQVEAWQEKLQKKYGTKFVFLSDEFYLKADINLPNGDYYEGYPQLENGVGMITLMEEEFFEYFNTLKGDNIKRVYSVATAKLAYPLIKKLCDKICEKFSNTKINVYEIRNDFFGKTITVSGLLTGGDIVNQLKDKELGDILFLPENCVRADDTVLLDDMDITDIERELNIKVCLSKDNGADFIKQFIGG